One Campylobacter pinnipediorum subsp. caledonicus genomic window carries:
- the fdh3B gene encoding formate dehydrogenase FDH3 subunit beta — protein MARMKFYVDNNRCISCFACQVACSSAHETPVGINRRKVITLNDGIVGKEISTTIACQHCTDAPCEQVCPVNCFYIREDGIVLHDKDKCIGCGYCLYACPFGAPQFPRDGAFGIKGEMDKCTMCAGGPAPTNSHQERELYGQNRIAEGKVPMCAAVCATNALLVGDATEVSNVYRKRVTLRGTGF, from the coding sequence ATGGCAAGAATGAAATTTTATGTTGATAACAACAGATGTATTAGTTGTTTTGCTTGTCAAGTGGCTTGCTCTTCAGCTCATGAAACTCCAGTTGGGATAAATCGCCGTAAGGTAATAACTTTAAATGATGGCATAGTTGGCAAAGAGATTTCAACAACCATAGCTTGTCAACACTGCACAGATGCACCTTGCGAGCAGGTTTGTCCTGTAAATTGTTTTTATATTCGTGAAGATGGTATCGTTTTGCATGACAAGGATAAATGTATAGGTTGTGGATACTGCTTGTATGCTTGTCCATTTGGTGCGCCTCAATTTCCAAGAGATGGGGCTTTTGGTATCAAAGGAGAAATGGATAAATGCACTATGTGTGCTGGCGGCCCGGCTCCTACAAACTCACACCAAGAAAGGGAGTTATACGGACAAAATCGCATTGCAGAGGGAAAAGTTCCTATGTGTGCTGCTGTTTGTGCAACAAATGCTCTTTTAGTCGGTGATGCTACAGAGGTATCAAATGTATATAGAAAACGTGTTACTTTAAGGGGAACTGGTTTTTAA
- a CDS encoding helix-turn-helix domain-containing protein: MGTISFDSVFNEMIKDEEFKKEYEALIPEFELKKQLIKARIKSNMTQTQIAKKMNMKQSNLARFEQSIDSKFSTILRYAKAVGLKELTISIQ; the protein is encoded by the coding sequence ATGGGAACAATTAGTTTTGATAGTGTATTTAACGAGATGATAAAAGATGAAGAGTTTAAAAAAGAGTATGAAGCTTTGATACCAGAGTTTGAACTTAAAAAACAACTTATAAAAGCTAGAATCAAAAGTAATATGACACAAACTCAAATTGCCAAAAAGATGAATATGAAACAGTCAAATTTGGCTAGATTTGAACAATCAATAGACTCAAAATTTAGCACGATTTTAAGATATGCTAAGGCGGTAGGGCTTAAAGAGCTTACAATTTCTATACAATAA
- the rdgB gene encoding RdgB/HAM1 family non-canonical purine NTP pyrophosphatase: MKIVLATSNKDKVKEIKEFLKDYEIYALSEIMQPFEIVESGSTFKENALIKSNAVYDKLKELGLDDEFVALSDDSGICVDVLGGRPGIYSARFSGENATDKSNRTKLIQELNGLNITTAQAHYVACIAISSKFGEFCTHGFMYGDVINEERGDNGFGYDFMFVPNGFDKTVGELDYQTKLEISHRSKGLELAKIVLKTLQKKFAR, encoded by the coding sequence TTGAAAATTGTTTTAGCTACTTCAAATAAAGATAAAGTAAAAGAGATCAAGGAATTTCTAAAAGATTATGAAATTTATGCCTTAAGTGAGATAATGCAACCATTTGAAATAGTAGAAAGTGGCTCTACATTTAAGGAAAATGCGCTTATAAAATCAAATGCCGTATATGATAAGCTAAAAGAGCTTGGACTTGATGATGAGTTTGTAGCCCTTAGTGATGATAGTGGAATTTGTGTTGATGTGCTTGGTGGAAGACCTGGGATTTACTCTGCTCGTTTTAGTGGTGAAAATGCAACAGATAAGAGCAATAGAACAAAGCTCATACAAGAGCTAAATGGACTAAATATCACAACCGCACAAGCGCACTATGTAGCCTGTATAGCGATTTCTTCTAAATTTGGAGAGTTTTGTACTCATGGATTTATGTATGGAGATGTGATTAATGAGGAGCGTGGAGATAACGGCTTTGGCTATGACTTTATGTTTGTGCCAAATGGTTTTGATAAGACTGTTGGTGAGCTTGATTATCAGACAAAACTAGAAATTTCTCATCGCTCAAAGGGCTTAGAGTTGGCAAAAATAGTGCTAAAAACTTTACAAAAAAAGTTTGCTAGATAA
- a CDS encoding formate dehydrogenase subunit alpha, with product MNNEKIGRRSFLKLAALGAGSVACFGNKNETLQKGKNTAIPNPYEGSKTVRTICSICSAGCGIEAEVKDGVWVRQDMAIHHPISQGSHCCKGIDQIDLTKSKQRIKYPMKKVDGKWQRISWETAINEIGDKMLEIRKEHGPDCVEFLGSAKFNNEQSWYFRKFAAFWGTNNIDHVARIUHSASVAGAANTWGYGAMTNHFGDVTANSKAILLIGANSAVANPIGFKHMLQAKDRNNCKLIVVDPIFTKSAARADHYVRLRPGTDIAFVYGMLHLIFKNGWEDKEYIKNRSYGIDKIKEEAKKWTPEETSNVTGVPADQIIQITKLFATTKPATVAWSLGITQHSVGSSNTRILSILQTVLGNMGKPGGGCNIIRGHDNVQGATDMGNLADTLPTYYGLGDKAWRYFCKGWGVEFDDFVKRFAVSTKEEKISKEAVKGTKFQEYFYHNPKNPEDRNWRNEKGWSLAKWWQGVLKEEKTFSSGELKVLWVQGTGIASMSHLHKIQQAVDKLDLLVVAEPFVNEVAILSDRKDGVYILPVATQFENEGTVVATNRAGQWRSQVVKPLYESKPDHEVMFEFAKKWGFYDEFTKSLKMEVVDGELKVVKDTFVWPDDATNEMARMGKSIGLTGWRAERLRRHQANWQNFDPDTQLGIAGEVKGEYYALPWPCWDEKHSGTPILYRPDVPYTQGGSGFRNRFGLEHDGESLIASEAISIKDAKVKGGYPQITKANIEKVLGIQLTEEEKAKMGDDWMTDYSGIILEKCREAGITPYGNAKARAIVWEFIDQIPKHREPIHSPRPDLVEKYPTFDDQEKNFRVETKFKSEQTKENWSKEFPTIISTMRLVNLSGAGMIERTSKYLSAITPEMFAYVNPELALEYEILDGDMMWIHSPTGTKIKVKCYHNHSVTPDRICLPYNFAGIMQGVDLSDRYPEGTKPYTIGESSNTITNYGFDPVTQISEFNAGLCRLEKAEPMGFKTNFLDEIAK from the coding sequence ATGAACAATGAAAAAATAGGAAGACGTTCGTTTCTCAAACTCGCAGCACTTGGAGCTGGCAGTGTTGCTTGTTTTGGCAATAAAAACGAAACACTTCAAAAAGGCAAGAATACAGCTATACCAAATCCATACGAGGGTTCTAAAACCGTAAGAACTATATGTTCTATATGCTCTGCTGGCTGTGGTATAGAAGCAGAGGTAAAAGATGGGGTTTGGGTTCGCCAAGATATGGCGATTCATCATCCAATTTCACAAGGTAGCCACTGCTGTAAGGGGATAGATCAAATAGATCTAACAAAGAGCAAACAAAGAATAAAATACCCGATGAAAAAAGTTGATGGTAAGTGGCAAAGAATAAGCTGGGAAACAGCAATTAATGAAATCGGTGACAAAATGCTTGAAATAAGAAAAGAGCATGGTCCTGATTGTGTTGAATTTCTTGGGTCTGCTAAGTTTAACAACGAACAATCTTGGTATTTTAGAAAATTCGCAGCATTTTGGGGAACAAATAACATAGATCACGTTGCAAGAATTTGACATAGTGCTTCAGTTGCGGGTGCCGCAAATACTTGGGGTTATGGCGCTATGACAAATCACTTTGGTGATGTTACAGCGAATTCAAAAGCAATACTTTTAATAGGTGCAAACTCAGCAGTTGCAAATCCAATAGGATTTAAACACATGCTACAAGCAAAAGATAGAAACAATTGTAAATTAATAGTTGTTGATCCAATTTTTACAAAATCAGCAGCAAGAGCTGATCATTATGTGAGATTAAGACCTGGTACAGATATAGCTTTTGTGTATGGAATGCTACACTTGATATTTAAAAACGGCTGGGAAGACAAAGAATATATAAAAAACAGATCTTACGGAATAGACAAAATAAAAGAAGAAGCTAAAAAATGGACACCTGAGGAAACAAGTAATGTTACAGGAGTTCCTGCTGATCAAATAATACAAATAACAAAATTATTTGCTACCACAAAACCAGCTACTGTTGCTTGGTCACTTGGTATCACACAACACTCAGTTGGTAGCTCAAATACAAGAATTTTATCTATATTACAAACAGTTCTTGGAAATATGGGTAAACCAGGCGGCGGATGTAATATAATAAGAGGGCACGATAATGTTCAAGGTGCAACCGATATGGGCAACCTAGCAGATACACTTCCTACGTATTATGGTCTTGGAGATAAAGCATGGAGATATTTCTGCAAAGGATGGGGTGTTGAATTTGATGACTTTGTCAAAAGATTTGCAGTTTCAACCAAAGAAGAAAAGATTAGTAAAGAAGCTGTAAAAGGAACAAAATTCCAAGAGTATTTTTATCACAACCCTAAAAATCCAGAAGACAGGAATTGGAGAAACGAAAAAGGATGGTCTTTGGCTAAATGGTGGCAAGGTGTATTAAAAGAGGAAAAAACATTTTCAAGTGGAGAGTTAAAAGTTCTTTGGGTTCAAGGAACTGGCATCGCTTCAATGTCTCATCTTCATAAAATACAACAAGCGGTAGATAAACTTGATTTATTGGTTGTTGCTGAACCATTTGTAAATGAGGTTGCAATTCTTAGTGATAGAAAAGATGGGGTTTATATCTTGCCTGTTGCAACCCAATTTGAAAATGAAGGAACAGTTGTTGCAACAAATAGAGCTGGACAGTGGAGAAGTCAAGTTGTGAAACCACTATATGAAAGCAAGCCAGATCATGAGGTAATGTTTGAATTTGCTAAAAAATGGGGCTTTTATGATGAATTTACAAAATCTTTAAAAATGGAAGTTGTTGACGGAGAACTAAAAGTAGTTAAGGATACTTTTGTTTGGCCTGATGATGCCACAAATGAGATGGCTAGAATGGGCAAAAGTATAGGACTTACAGGCTGGAGAGCAGAAAGACTAAGAAGACATCAAGCTAACTGGCAAAATTTTGATCCTGACACACAACTTGGTATAGCAGGAGAAGTAAAAGGCGAATATTACGCACTTCCTTGGCCTTGTTGGGATGAAAAACATAGTGGAACTCCTATACTATATCGCCCTGATGTTCCTTATACTCAAGGTGGTTCTGGTTTTAGAAATCGCTTTGGCTTAGAACATGATGGCGAAAGCTTGATAGCAAGTGAGGCTATAAGCATAAAAGATGCTAAAGTAAAAGGTGGGTATCCTCAAATAACAAAAGCAAATATAGAAAAAGTTCTCGGTATACAACTTACAGAGGAAGAAAAAGCAAAAATGGGTGATGATTGGATGACTGATTATAGCGGAATCATCCTCGAAAAATGCCGTGAAGCTGGTATTACACCTTATGGAAATGCAAAAGCAAGGGCTATTGTTTGGGAATTTATAGATCAAATTCCAAAACACAGAGAGCCTATCCACTCGCCACGCCCTGATTTGGTAGAAAAATATCCAACATTTGATGACCAAGAGAAAAATTTCCGTGTTGAAACTAAATTTAAAAGCGAACAAACCAAAGAAAACTGGAGTAAAGAATTCCCAACTATTATCAGTACAATGAGACTTGTAAACCTAAGTGGTGCTGGTATGATAGAAAGAACAAGTAAGTACCTATCAGCGATAACTCCTGAAATGTTTGCGTATGTAAACCCTGAGCTTGCATTAGAATATGAAATACTTGATGGTGATATGATGTGGATACACTCACCAACAGGCACAAAGATAAAGGTAAAATGCTATCACAACCACAGCGTTACACCTGATAGAATTTGTCTTCCATATAACTTTGCTGGCATTATGCAAGGTGTTGATTTATCAGACAGATATCCAGAAGGCACAAAGCCTTATACGATAGGCGAAAGCTCAAACACTATAACAAACTACGGTTTTGACCCGGTAACACAAATTTCTGAGTTTAATGCCGGTCTTTGTCGTTTAGAAAAAGCTGAGCCTATGGGCTTTAAAACAAATTTCTTAGATGAGATAGCAAAGTAA
- a CDS encoding saccharopine dehydrogenase family protein, with the protein MSNILIIGAGGVSQVATVKCAMNSDVFTSITLASRTKSKCDAIAAFIKQKVGVDIKTEQIDADDTDAVVELIKKTGADLLLNVALPYQDLTLMDACVKAGIPYIDTANYEHPDTAKFEYKLQWEKDENFKNANTMALLGSGFDPGVTNVFCAYAQQNLFDEIHEIDILDCNAGDHGYPFATNFNPEINLREVSANGRYWENGEWIETKPMEISFAWDYPKVGVKDSYLLYHEELESLIKNIKGLKRIRFFMTFGQSYLTHMQCLQNVGMLRIDEVEHNGVKIVPIQFLKTLLPDPASLGPRTKGKTNIGCVIRGIHQGKERQVYIYNVCDHEECYKETGAQAVSYTTGVPAMIGSMMVAKGIWNGKGVFNMENFNAKEFMDELNKQGLPWEIIEMKPGERYEMIRKI; encoded by the coding sequence ATGTCAAATATATTGATAATAGGCGCTGGCGGTGTAAGTCAAGTAGCTACCGTTAAATGCGCTATGAATAGCGATGTTTTTACAAGCATAACACTGGCAAGTAGGACAAAAAGCAAATGTGATGCGATAGCTGCTTTTATAAAACAAAAAGTTGGAGTTGATATAAAAACCGAGCAAATTGATGCTGATGACACCGATGCAGTTGTAGAGCTTATAAAAAAGACAGGTGCTGATTTGCTTTTAAATGTGGCTTTGCCTTATCAGGACCTTACTTTGATGGATGCTTGCGTAAAGGCTGGAATTCCTTATATAGATACTGCAAACTATGAACATCCAGATACTGCAAAGTTTGAGTATAAGCTTCAATGGGAAAAAGATGAAAACTTTAAAAATGCAAACACAATGGCGTTGCTTGGAAGTGGATTTGACCCTGGTGTTACAAATGTTTTTTGTGCTTATGCTCAGCAAAATTTATTTGATGAGATACATGAGATCGATATCTTAGACTGTAATGCCGGAGATCACGGATATCCTTTTGCTACAAATTTTAATCCCGAGATAAACCTTAGAGAGGTATCAGCAAACGGAAGATACTGGGAAAATGGCGAGTGGATAGAGACAAAGCCTATGGAGATTTCTTTTGCTTGGGATTATCCAAAGGTTGGTGTAAAGGATAGTTATCTGCTTTATCACGAAGAGCTTGAAAGCTTGATAAAAAACATAAAAGGGCTTAAAAGAATAAGATTTTTTATGACTTTTGGACAAAGCTATCTAACGCATATGCAATGCTTACAAAATGTGGGAATGTTACGTATTGATGAGGTAGAGCATAACGGTGTTAAGATAGTGCCTATTCAGTTTTTAAAGACACTTTTGCCAGATCCTGCTAGTCTTGGTCCTAGAACAAAGGGCAAGACAAATATAGGTTGTGTGATAAGAGGTATACATCAAGGAAAAGAGAGACAAGTTTATATATATAATGTATGTGATCACGAAGAGTGTTATAAAGAGACTGGCGCCCAAGCTGTTAGCTACACAACAGGTGTTCCTGCTATGATAGGCTCTATGATGGTAGCGAAAGGTATTTGGAATGGCAAAGGTGTATTTAATATGGAAAATTTCAATGCCAAAGAATTTATGGATGAGTTAAACAAACAAGGACTTCCTTGGGAGATAATAGAAATGAAACCGGGCGAGAGATACGAAATGATAAGAAAAATTTAA
- a CDS encoding Tat pathway signal protein encodes MKVNRREFLRKALKVSTLAGGVVATNTLADTAKISDLADSNGVVVGKSNKKEVLYHKTQMWEHFYKIAY; translated from the coding sequence ATGAAGGTAAATCGCAGAGAGTTTTTAAGAAAAGCTCTTAAAGTTTCAACACTAGCAGGTGGAGTTGTTGCAACAAATACACTAGCAGATACAGCAAAAATTTCTGATTTGGCTGACAGTAATGGTGTAGTAGTTGGCAAATCCAATAAAAAAGAGGTGCTTTATCACAAAACACAAATGTGGGAGCATTTTTATAAAATCGCTTATTAG
- a CDS encoding flagellin B — protein sequence MSFRINTNVNAMNSHANAVGNNRNLANSLGRLSSGLRIQTAADDASGLAIADSLRSQASALGQAIANGNDAIGIIQVADKAMDEQLKILDTIKVKATQAAQDGQTTRSRQALQADIVRLMEELDNIGNSTSFNGQQLLNGTFSNKEFQIGAYSNQTVKASIGATTSDKIGLTRFESSKFITAAGKVTLTFINVDGINNVKVAATVISTGLGKGLGALAENINKVADQTGVRASFDVTWVGAKAVVSGNMQSLTINGIKIGDLAVKTNDSNGTLVNAINQVKDQTGVEASIDPQGKLVLTSRDGRVISVAGGGPAEGDKISTVFGYGTKGEEMPGSALSKGFIGRLNLVRLDGRDIKISGGNAGNANGSFSTAFSASSKEKSNGGAEASVSLREIKGQINSKTAAAMGFHRMSGNAMTSAQAAGVMTLRGAMAVMDIAESAQRTLDFIRSDLGSVQNQLVATVNNITVTQVNVKSAESQIRDVDFAAESANFSKYNILAQSGSYAMSQANSVQQNVLKLLQ from the coding sequence ATGAGCTTTAGAATTAATACAAACGTTAATGCTATGAACTCACATGCTAATGCAGTTGGTAACAACAGAAACTTAGCTAACTCACTAGGTAGACTTTCATCAGGTTTGAGAATTCAAACAGCAGCAGATGATGCTTCTGGTCTAGCTATTGCAGATAGTTTAAGATCACAAGCAAGTGCTTTAGGTCAAGCTATAGCAAATGGTAATGATGCTATAGGTATCATACAAGTAGCTGATAAAGCTATGGATGAGCAACTTAAAATACTTGATACTATCAAAGTAAAAGCTACTCAAGCAGCTCAAGATGGTCAAACTACAAGATCAAGACAAGCACTACAAGCTGACATAGTAAGACTTATGGAAGAACTAGATAACATAGGTAACTCTACATCATTTAATGGTCAACAACTACTAAATGGAACATTCTCAAATAAAGAGTTTCAAATAGGTGCATACTCAAACCAAACAGTAAAAGCAAGTATTGGTGCTACTACATCTGATAAGATAGGTTTAACTAGGTTTGAGAGTAGTAAGTTTATAACAGCTGCTGGTAAAGTAACACTTACCTTTATAAACGTTGATGGTATAAACAATGTAAAAGTTGCAGCTACTGTTATATCAACAGGTCTTGGTAAAGGTCTTGGTGCTTTAGCTGAAAACATCAACAAAGTAGCAGATCAAACAGGTGTAAGGGCTTCATTTGATGTTACTTGGGTTGGCGCAAAAGCGGTTGTATCTGGAAATATGCAAAGCCTAACTATTAATGGTATAAAAATAGGAGATCTTGCTGTTAAAACAAACGATAGCAACGGAACACTAGTAAATGCTATAAATCAAGTAAAAGATCAAACGGGCGTAGAAGCATCTATAGATCCACAAGGTAAACTTGTTCTTACAAGTAGAGATGGTAGGGTTATAAGTGTTGCTGGTGGCGGACCTGCAGAAGGGGATAAAATTTCAACAGTATTTGGGTATGGAACTAAAGGTGAAGAAATGCCAGGTTCTGCTTTAAGTAAAGGTTTTATTGGTCGTCTAAACCTTGTTCGTCTTGATGGTAGAGATATTAAGATAAGTGGTGGAAATGCTGGTAATGCTAATGGATCTTTCTCTACAGCATTTAGTGCTTCATCAAAGGAAAAAAGTAACGGCGGTGCAGAAGCATCAGTATCTCTTAGGGAGATAAAAGGTCAGATAAACTCAAAAACAGCTGCCGCTATGGGCTTTCATAGAATGAGTGGTAATGCTATGACCTCTGCCCAAGCAGCTGGAGTTATGACACTACGTGGTGCTATGGCTGTTATGGATATAGCTGAGTCAGCTCAAAGAACACTAGACTTTATTAGATCTGACCTTGGTTCTGTCCAAAACCAACTAGTAGCTACTGTAAATAACATAACAGTAACACAAGTAAATGTTAAATCAGCAGAATCACAAATAAGAGATGTAGACTTTGCAGCAGAATCAGCAAACTTCTCAAAATACAACATACTAGCTCAATCAGGCTCTTATGCTATGAGTCAAGCTAATAGTGTTCAACAAAACGTATTAAAATTATTACAATAG
- a CDS encoding type II toxin-antitoxin system RelE/ParE family toxin has translation MKKFTGWVFEIRAKSSEGIARSIYCYQKGKQILILISVVKKKDKLPKSIMQIAKYRLKEFENGNN, from the coding sequence ATAAAAAAGTTTACAGGATGGGTTTTTGAAATACGAGCAAAATCAAGTGAAGGTATAGCACGAAGTATTTATTGTTATCAAAAAGGAAAACAAATTTTAATACTTATAAGTGTAGTTAAGAAAAAAGATAAACTACCAAAATCAATAATGCAAATAGCAAAGTATAGATTAAAGGAATTTGAAAATGGGAACAATTAG
- a CDS encoding flagellin B — MSFRINTNVNAMNSHANAVGNNRNLANSLGRLSSGLRIQTAADDASGLAIADSLRSQASALGQAIANGNDAIGIIQVADKAMDEQLKILDTIKVKATQAAQDGQTTRSRQALQADIVRLMEELDNIGNSTSFNGQQLLNGTFSNKEFQIGAYSNQTVKASIGATTSDKIGLTRFESSKLITATGKGAVSLTFINVDGINNVKVAATELSYGLGKGIGALAENINKVADQSGVRATFDVTIIASKAITAGSIVSLNINGVKIGDLEVKANDSNGTLVNAINAVKDQTGVEASIDPQGKLVLTSRDGRAIKISGGSEAGKQDIGKRLGVSDKISLSKNMFIGRLNLVRLDGRDIKISSGDDSGKFSVAFTAAADGSGGNQKSVSLREIKGQIASDTAAAMGFQRMSKAAMTSAQAAGVMTLRGAMAVMDIAESAQRTLDFIRSDLGSVQNQLVATVNNITVTQVNVKSAESQIRDVDFAAESANFSKYNILAQSGSYAMSQANSVQQNVLKLLQ, encoded by the coding sequence ATGAGCTTTAGAATTAATACAAACGTTAATGCTATGAACTCACATGCTAATGCAGTTGGTAACAACAGAAACTTAGCTAACTCACTAGGTAGACTTTCATCAGGTTTGAGAATTCAAACAGCAGCAGATGATGCTTCTGGTCTAGCTATTGCAGATAGCTTAAGATCACAAGCAAGTGCTTTAGGTCAAGCTATAGCAAATGGTAATGATGCTATAGGTATCATACAAGTAGCTGATAAAGCTATGGATGAGCAACTTAAAATACTTGATACTATCAAAGTAAAAGCTACTCAAGCAGCTCAAGATGGTCAAACAACAAGATCAAGACAAGCACTACAAGCTGACATAGTAAGACTTATGGAAGAACTAGATAACATAGGTAACTCTACATCATTTAACGGTCAACAACTACTAAATGGAACATTCTCAAATAAAGAGTTTCAAATAGGTGCATACTCAAACCAAACAGTAAAAGCTAGTATAGGTGCTACTACATCTGATAAGATAGGTTTAACTAGGTTTGAGAGTAGTAAGCTGATAACAGCAACAGGAAAAGGCGCTGTTAGCTTAACATTTATAAACGTTGATGGTATAAACAATGTAAAAGTTGCAGCAACAGAACTATCTTATGGTCTTGGTAAAGGTATCGGTGCTTTAGCTGAAAACATAAACAAAGTAGCAGATCAAAGTGGTGTAAGGGCTACGTTTGATGTTACCATTATAGCTAGTAAAGCTATTACTGCTGGATCTATAGTCTCGTTAAATATAAACGGTGTTAAGATAGGTGACCTTGAAGTTAAAGCAAATGATAGCAACGGAACACTAGTAAATGCTATAAATGCTGTAAAAGATCAAACAGGTGTAGAAGCATCTATAGATCCACAAGGCAAGCTTGTATTAACAAGTCGTGATGGTCGTGCTATAAAAATTTCTGGTGGTTCCGAAGCTGGTAAACAAGACATTGGTAAACGTTTAGGTGTATCAGATAAGATTTCGCTAAGTAAAAACATGTTTATAGGTCGCCTTAACCTTGTTCGTCTTGATGGTAGAGATATAAAGATAAGTAGTGGTGATGATAGTGGTAAATTTTCTGTAGCATTTACTGCTGCTGCTGATGGTAGTGGTGGAAATCAAAAATCTGTCTCTCTTAGAGAGATAAAAGGACAGATAGCATCAGACACAGCTGCCGCTATGGGATTTCAACGTATGTCTAAAGCCGCTATGACCTCTGCCCAAGCAGCAGGTGTTATGACTCTACGTGGTGCTATGGCTGTTATGGATATAGCTGAGTCAGCTCAAAGAACACTAGACTTTATTAGATCTGACCTAGGTTCTGTTCAAAACCAACTAGTAGCTACTGTAAACAACATAACAGTAACACAAGTAAATGTTAAATCAGCAGAATCACAAATAAGAGATGTAGACTTTGCAGCAGAATCAGCAAACTTCTCAAAATACAACATACTAGCTCAATCAGGCTCTTATGCTATGAGTCAAGCTAATAGTGTTCAACAAAACGTATTAAAATTACTTCAGTAG